Proteins encoded within one genomic window of Theobroma cacao cultivar B97-61/B2 chromosome 7, Criollo_cocoa_genome_V2, whole genome shotgun sequence:
- the LOC18594309 gene encoding probable LRR receptor-like serine/threonine-protein kinase At3g47570, with protein sequence MGNTRFLLPLIVVLLYHNFVTFVSMESLNITTDQLALLALKSHVTFDPQNLLATNWSSATSVCNWIGVNCGSQQLRVTALNLFGMSLVGTIPPHLGNLSFLSRLNIGNNSFHGSLPHQLANLHLLNFINFGNNSISGDIPAWFGSFVQLQSLFLHGNNFTGIIPSSLCYLPKLEILRLDKNNLQGQIPVEIGNLSALKTFYLDTNQLSGSIPPSIFNLSSLQIIDLSNNKLSGLIPSIPLNISSLQIIDFTTNALSGSLLSDMFDKLPNLQGFYLSENLLSGRIPTSLFKCKELTELSLSNNHFEGSLPMEIGNLTMLRKLQLGANNLRGQIPWQIGSLINLETLSLSENNLAGPIPSSIGNLTLLKNLDFSSNSLSGTLPLKIGNLQSLEILFLGNNSFTGNVPPSIFNISTARAIWLGLNRFSGQLPSTIGLGLPKLQGLYLGLNELSGPIPVSITNASQLIYLQLSNNSFSGSLPDNLGNLRYLQELDLGHNNFSSEPSSPELSFLSSLTNCKDLEVLIFDDNPLINGELPISVGNLSSSLTLFYGSHSNIKGNIPSEIGNLSKLLWLGLDHNNLTGTIPTTLGRLTELQDVNIGNNKLEGFIPSELCHLQRLTYLTLTGNRLSGPIPACLGDVVSLRNLFLGSNNFASIPSTLTRLDSILFLELSSNSLSGSLPIDIGKWKSVTNLNLSDNQFSGAIPSSIGDLIDLTHLSFSGNMLQGSIPQSFDDLISLEFLDLSRNNLSGTIPKSLEQLSHLKYLNVSFNRLQGEIPNGGSFVNYSSQSFMGNEALCGSPRFEVQPCKSDPSRRSKGTELLKYILPAVGLAILILAVVIICLRSRNRKAEVTTDQENMLPSTEWRRISYHELDQATDRFSESKLLGEGSFGSVYEGTLSNGMNIAVKVFKVNVDRALKSFDVECEVLRNIRHRNLVKIISSCSNIDFKALVLEFMPNGNLENWLYSHNLFLDISQRLNIMIDIASALEYLHHGHTPAVVHCDLKPNNVLLDKDMTAHLGDFGIAKLLGGEDLMKQTMTLATIGYMSPEYGSEGIVSTKGDVYSFGILLMETFTRKKPTNEMFTEEMSLKCWVKESLPSAVVNVVDNDLLNTGEIELLATKDCIFSILQLALECSAELPEERIDMEEVVARLEKIKVMFLKKVEQGGGDSRHNGVRSSG encoded by the exons ATGGGAAATACTCGCTTCTTACTCCCTCTCATTGTCGTGCTTTTGTATCATAATTTTGTAACTTTTGTGTCTATGGAATCACTTAACATCACCACAGACCAATTGGCTCTTCTTGCATTGAAATCTCATGTAACTTTTGACCCTCAGAATCTTTTGGCAACAAATTGGTCTAGCGCAACCTCGGTTTGCAACTGGATTGGTGTCAATTGCGGATCTCAGCAGCTCAGGGTCACAGCTCTGAATCTTTTTGGTATGAGTCTGGTAGGCACCATCCCACCTCACTTGGGAAATCTATCTTTCCTCTCCAGGCTTAACATTGGAAACAATAGTTTTCATGGTTCCTTACCCCACCAATTGGCTAATTTGCATCTGTTGAACTTTATAAACTTCGGCAACAACAGCATCAGTGGAGATATCCCAGCATGGTTTGGTTCCTTCGTTCAACTTCAAAGCTTATTTCTGCATGGTAACAACTTCACGGGTATAATCCCATCATCTTTGTGCTATTTGCCGAAGCTAGAGATCTTGAGGTTGGATAAAAATAATCTGCAAGGGCAGATTCCTGTCGAGATAGGAAATCTTTCTGCCTTAAAAACATTCTATTTGGATACTAATCAGCTTTCAGGTTCTATACCTCCCTCAATCTTCAACTTATCTTCATTGCAAATAATTGATCTTAGCAACAACAAACTCTCTGGTTTGATACCTTCCATTCCACTCAACATTTCTTCACTACAAATCATTGATTTCACCACTAATGCTCTCAGTGGTAGTCTCCTGTCAGATATGTTCGATAAACTTCCTAATCTGCAAGGGTTTTATTTAAGTGAGAACCTGCTTTCGGGCAGAATTCCAACAAGTTTATTCAAGTGCAAAGAGTTAACAGAGTTATCCTTATCTAATAATCATTTTGAGGGGAGTTTGCCTATGGAAATAGGAAATTTGACCATGCTTAGGAAATTGCAACTCGGTGCAAACAACCTCAGAG GTCAAATCCCATGGCAGATTGGTTCTCTTATAAACTTAGAGACGCTTAGCCTTTCGGAAAACAACTTAGCAGGGCCTATTCCGTCAAGTATTGGGAATTTGACACTTCTTAAAAACCTTGATTTTTCCTCTAACAGCTTGTCAG GTACACTTCCACTCAAGATTGGTAACCTACAGAGCCTAGAAATCTTATTCTTGGGAAATAACAGTTTCACTGGTAACGTCCCTCCTTCAATCTTTAACATCTCAACTGCAAGGGCCATTTGGCTTGGATTGAATCGCTTCTCAGGCCAGCTTCCATCAACCATAGGCCTTGGACTTCCAAAACTGCAAGGTCTTTATCTTGGATTAAATGAACTGAGTGGGCCAATTCCGGTCTCTATTACCAATGCCTCTCAGCTCATTTATCTTCAATTGTCCAATAATTCATTTTCTGGATCTCTGCCTGACAACCTTGGCAATCTAAGATATTTACAAGAGCTCGATCTTGGTCATAACAATTTCAGTAGCGAACCTTCATCCCCAGAATTGAGCTTTCTCTCATCATTGACCAATTGCAAAGACTTGGAAGTATTGATATTTGATGATAATCCACTGATTAATGGTGAACTTCCAATTTCTGTAGGAAATTTATCATCTTCTCTAACACTTTTCTATGGATCTCATAGCAACATCAAGGGCAACATACCAAGTGAAATTGGTAATTTAAGCAAGTTGCTATGGTTAGGTCTTGACCACAATAACTTGACGGGAACAATACCTACTACACTTGGAAGATTGACAGAGTTGCAAGATGTTAATATTGGGAACAATAAGCTAGAAGGATTCATTCCATCTGAGTTATGTCATTTGCAGAGGTTGACTTATTTAACTCTGACAGGGAACAGACTATCTGGACCAATACCAGCATGCTTAGGCGATGTCGTTTCTCTAAGAAATCTTTTCTTGGGCTCCAATAATTTTGCCTCTATCCCATCAACCTTGACAAGGCTTGATAGTATATTGTTCCTAGAATTGTCTTCCAATTCTCTAAGCGGCTCTCTCCCAATTGATATTGGAAAGTGGAAGTCCGtgactaatttgaatttgtcaGATAATCAGTTTTCAGGTGCTATCCCGAGCAGCATTGGTGACCTCATAGACCTAACTCATCTCTCCTTCTCTGGTAACATGTTACAAGGTTCTATTCCTCAGTCTTTCGATGATTTGATAAGTTTGGAATTCTTAGATTTGTCAAGAAATAACCTCTCAGGAACGATCCCCAAGTCGTTAGAACAACTCTCACATCTCAAATATTTGAATGTCTCTTTCAATAGACTACAAGGAGAAATTCCTAATGGAGGATCATTTGTAAACTACTCGAGTCAATCATTTATGGGAAATGAAGCCCTGTGTGGTTCACCTCGATTTGAAGTCCAACCATGCAAATCTGATCCCTCTCGAAGGTCCAAGGGTACTgagcttttaaaatatattctaCCAGCAGTTGGCTTAGCAATATTAATATTGGCCGTGGTTATCATTTGTTTGCGGAGTCGAAACAGGAAAGCTGAAGTGACAACTGATCAAGAAAATATGCTACCATCAACTGAATGGAGAAGAATTTCTTACCATGAGCTCGATCAAGCTACAGATCGATTTTCTGAGAGCAAATTACTAGGGGAAGGGAGTTTTGGGTCAGTATACGAAGGGACTCTTTCAAATGGGATGAACATTGCAGTAAAAGTCTTCAAGGTAAATGTAGATAGAGCTCTTAAGAGCTTTGATGTTGAGTGTGAGGTCCTTCGCAACATTCGTCATCGAAATTTGGTCAAAATCATCAGTAGTTGCTCTaatattgattttaaagcCTTGGTACTTGAGTTCATGCCTAATGGAAACTTGGAGAACTGGCTCTATTCTCACAACCTTTTTCTGGATATTTCACAAAGGTTGAATATAATGATAGACATCGCATCCGCATTGGAGTATCTCCATCATGGTCATACCCCAGCCGTGGTTCACTGTGATTTGAAGCCCAACAATGTCCTGCTTGATAAAGATATGACTGCGCATCTGGGTGATTTTGGCATAGCAAAACTCTTAGGTGGAGAGGATTTAATGAAGCAAACCATGACGCTAGCAACTATTGGATACATGTCACCAG AATATGGTTCAGAAGGAATTGTTTCTACAAAAGGGGATGTGTATAGTTTTGGTATTCTTCTAATGGAAACCTTCACAAGAAAAAAGCCGACAAATGAAATGTTCACAGAAGAAATGAGCTTGAAGTGTTGGGTGAAAGAGTCATTACCATCTGCCGTAGTTAATGTTGTAGACAACGATTTGCTAAATACCGGAGAAATAGAACTCTTAGCAACAAAGGATTGTATATTCTCTATTTTGCAATTAGCCTTGGAATGTTCAGCAGAGTTGCCGGAGGAGAGGATTGACATGGAAGAAGTTGTTGCTAGGTTGGAGAAAATCaaagtcatgtttttaaaGAAAGTTGAACAAGGAGGAGGTGATTCAAGACATAACGGAGTTAGAAGCAGCGGATAG